Proteins from a genomic interval of Chanodichthys erythropterus isolate Z2021 chromosome 8, ASM2448905v1, whole genome shotgun sequence:
- the LOC137024873 gene encoding tripartite motif-containing protein 16-like, with product MFVSLYSCSKMAEARFSQDEFMCSVCLDLLKDPVTTSCGHSYCKICITGCWDQEDQKRVYSCPQCRQTFSPRPALAKNTILAEMVEKLKKTKLPADCYAGAGDVQCDVCTGRKHKAVKSCLVCLNSYCQNHLEQHESLFKGKRHNLTEATGRLQEMICPKHDKILEVFCRTDQKCICVLCTMDEHKNHDTVSAAAQRTEKQHQLKETQRWFQQRIQQREKDLQQLREAVESHKRSAQTAVEDSERIFTELIRSIERSRSEATQRIRDQEKTAVSQAEERLERLEQEINDLRRRDAELEQLSHTQDHIHFLQSFQSLSAHPVSIYVNDILLSSPYSFAVVRESILQLREKLEDFCKEELKKISDRVTSTNIVPRTRNGFLQYSHQLNLDLNTVNKRLRLSERNRVITVTDTEQPYPDHPDRFDDVYPQVLCRESVCGRCYWEIEWSGECVHVSVSYKSIRRKGSSDECWFGRNDQSWSLYCSSSSYSFIHNKIETKLPVKSISSRIGVYVDHSRIGVYVDHSAGILFFYSVFGDTMSFIHTVHTTFTQPLYPGFIVSPGSSVKLC from the exons ATGTTTGTGTCTCTGTATTCATGCAGTAAAATGGCAGAAGCCAGATTTTCTCAGGATGAGTTCATGTGTTCAGTGTGTCTGGATCTCCTGAAGGATCCAGTGACCACTTCCtgtggacacagttactgtaAGATCTGTATTACAGGCTGCTGGGATCAGGAGGATCAGAAGAGAGTCTACAGCTGTCCTCAGTGCAGACAGACCTTCAGTCCAAGACCTGCTTTAGCTAAAAACACCATTCTGGCTGAAATGGTGGAGAAACTGAAGAAGACTAAACTTCCTGCTGACTGTTACGCTGGAGCTGGAGATGTGCAGTGTGACGTCTGTACTGGAAGAAAACACAAAGCCGTCAAGTCCTGTCTGGTGTGTCTGAACTCTTACTGTCAGAATCAccttgaacaacatgagagtttgTTTAAAGGAAAGAGACACAATCTGACTGAAGCCACTGGACGACTGCAGGAGATGATCTGCCCAAAACACGACAAGATCCTTGAGGTTTTCTGCCGCACTGATCAGAAGTGTATATGTGTGCTGTGTACGATGGATGAACATAAAAACCACGACACTGTATCAGCTGCAGCacagaggacagagaaacag CACCAGCTGAAGGAGACGCAGAGGTGGTTCCAGCAGAGGatccagcagagagagaaagatcttCAGCAGCTGAGAGAGGCTGTGGAGTCTCATAAG CGCTCTGCACAGACAGCAGTGGAGGACAGTGAGAGGATCTTCACTGAGCTCATCCGCTCCATTGAGAGAAGCCGCTCTGAGGCCACACAGCggatcagagatcaggaaaaGACTGCAGTGAGTCAAGCTGAAGAACGACTGGAGCGACTGGAGCAGGAGATCAATGATCTGAGGAGGAGAGACGCTGAGCTGGAgcagctttcacacacacaggatcACATCCATTTCCTGCAG agTTTCCAGTCTCTCTCAGCTCATCCTGTATCTATATACGTAAATGACATTCTCCTCAGTTCTCCCTATTCTTTTGCTGTTGTGAGAGAATCTATCCTTCAGCTGAGAGAAAAACTGGAGGATTTCTGCAAAGAGGAGCTGAAAAAGATCTCTGACAGAG TCACTTCCACCAACATTGTTCCCAGAACCAGGAATGGCTTCCTACAAT attcccatcagctcaatctggatctgaacacagtgAATAAACGCCTCCGTCTGTCTGAGAGGAACAGAGTGATTACTGTCACTGACACAGAGCAgccgtatcctgatcatccagacagatttgatgaTGTGTATCctcaggtgttgtgtagagagagtgtgtgtggacgctgttactgggagattgagtggagtGGAGAATGTGTGCATgtatcagtgtcatataagagcatcagaAGGAAGGGATCGAGTGATGAGTGTTGGTTTGGACgtaatgatcagtcctggagtttgtACTGCTCTTCCTCCAGTTACTCATTCATACACAATAAGATAGAGACTAAACTCCCAGTAAAGTCCATCAGCAGtagaataggagtgtatgtggatcacagtagaataggagtgtatgtggatcacagtgcaggaatTCTGTTCTTCTACAGCGTCTTTGGAGACACAATGAGCTTTATCCACACCGTCCAtaccacattcactcaaccgctCTATCCTGGGTTTATTGTTAGTCCTGGATCATCAGTGAAACTGTGTTGA